From Erythrobacter sp. YJ-T3-07:
TTTCCGTAAAAACAGTCCTCGGTTTATCGATGGCTAGTTCCAGGCGTCGCCCAATCGAAAAATGACGAAAGCGCCTGAGGGCTGACCGCCCAGCACGCCGAGCGCGTAGAAGGCGCTACGATTTCCCAAGGCGAGCCCGGTGTCGCCTTCGAAGGAAGCGAACTGCTATCCGCGTCTTGCGGTCACGGCTCGCAGACGTCTGGCTGTGTGCTAGATGGCGCGAATGGCGGTTTATTTCATTCTGGAAGAGAACGACGCTGATTGGCGAATGAAGATCGGCCGATCACGCAACCCGCAGGGTCGCGGTCGCGCCTTGCAGACCGGAAACTCGCGGCAGCTCAAATTGGTCGGTTGGATTGACGACGGATCCGACGCTGTGACGGAGGCTAGTCTGCATGCCAAGTATGCTTGGGCCAATGTGAATAGAGGTAGCGAGGTCGCGGCGCGGGAATGGTTCTACCTGCAACCGGCCGATATTCTTGCCGATCTCGCACACGCGGGTCGTTTCGGTTTCGTTGCCAAGAACGCGGACGCGTTCGAGATTGTGGGCTACGACCGCGATGCGGTTCCCGAGTATGTCGGCGTCTGGGACTGGGCAGACTTGGAGATCGACGAATGCTGCCCGTTCTGCGGTTGCTTTTGCGGGATGCATTTCCAGGACGCATCCTGGATGTATCACTGCATGAATTGTGACGCATTGACCGATTTCGAGGGAGGCGGAAACCTTCCCTGATGTGTGAAACGCCGAAGGCGGGACGACGGCGACGTGAGCAGCTGACTGAGTTCGGCGGACCTGCGAACTTCTCATCTGTCCCAGGCGCTTGGCTGTCACATGCCGATTAGGGTCGTTCTTCCGACGCTAGCGCGCGGCGTTGCGGGCGACGCCCCTCCTGCGCCAATAATCGATTAAGCTTGGCCACGTCGCGCTCGATCCGACGCGTGAGACGCATGAGTTCATCGGCACGCTGCACCGGAGGCGGAGGATTCTGGTTCAGCCATGCATTCATAGCGTCATGCATGCCATTCGTAAGAGCTACGGTTCCTCGCACGATCTTGCTGTAATGCGGCTGCGTTATTCCGAGCTGCTCCGCGACCGCGTGCTGGGTGAATCGACGCGCCAGGCGGGCGCGCTCCATCTTTTCCAGAAGACTTCTTGCTGCCGAATCGGAATGCATATAATATGCATATATGCATTCGCTATCCCTCTCAACCGACCAGATCGTCTACGCGTTGAAAGAAGAGGCATTCTTCGAATTGCGCTTGCCTTCCGCGTCCACCGGGGTCGGCATTTCGGACTTGCGATGGGGAATGCATGACCACCCCAAGACGCCGGCTTACTGGGCGGCGCAATCCTGGATGTGGGGGCTGCAGGCGCCAGGGCATTACAAGCTCGGTAAGTCCTTGGAGGACGAATTGGTCGCTTGCCTTCTGGGGGGCTACGGCATCCCCGCCGAAGTCGGTATCGCCGCTTACGAGCGCATTAGATCCGAATGCGATGGACGTTACGAGGCCCTGGCGGATGAGAGCTTTGTGCTGGATCTGCTGAGCAGGCCGCTCGAGGTCAGGGGGCGGAAGGTGCGTTACAGGTTCGCGCGGCAGAAGGCGCACTTCCTGGCATCTTCGTTTCAGGCTCTGCCGGAGATCGACCAGGGTCTTCCCGATCGTGCTCTGCGCGACGGGATCATGACCCTCAAGGGAATTGGCCCGAAGACGGCGTCGTGGGTCGTGCGCAACTGGCGGGACAGCGACCTGGTCGCCATCCTCGATATCCATATCGTTCGCGCCTGCGAACATATGGGCCTCTTCGAGCCCGGCTGGAGGGTGGAGCGCCACTATCTAGCCATGGAGGAAGCATTCCTCGCCTTTGCAGAGGTGATCGGAGCGCGCCCCTCGCTGCTCGATTCGGTCATGTGGAACGTCATGCGTGAACTGGCCAGGCAGCCAGTCATCGATCGCAGGCTGGAACCGACAGCCGATCTTCCTCTCTTTGCTTCGGTCAACTGAGTATTCCGCTGAAATGAACATGTTCGCGGTTGACGCGCGTGCACACCGGACATCATTCTTCCTTTCAAGGGAGAAGTATAATGTCTGGAAGAGGGCCGGATTCGGGAACGGATCACAATCGCAATTCGATCGGCAGCGGTGGCTCACCTGGTAGCGGATCCGGAGCGGGTGGGGGCTCCGATGCTGACGACTGCAACTTCGTCCAGACCGCGCCTCTCTCCAGTCCGGTCCCAGCCGTCGTTTCGGGCTTGAAGGTCGGCGATGTGCTTGAGGTGGATCTTCAGAATACTCCCTCCGGTAATCGCTTGGTGGTCAGCACCGCGGGCGGACAAGCTGCAGGTTCGCTCACACACCCCGGTCACCTGAAGATCATCCAGTGCATTGGCACCGGACACATCTACAAGGCGACGGTCGTCCAGAAGACGGGCGCCCTCATTGCCCTGAGAATTGAACCGAAATGACCGCTGTCGTCGGCGGTGTTTACGCCGAGGAATGCCTCGAACCGTTCTGGAACGATGTATACGGGTCGGGCGGCCGCGCGGCAGCCGCGCTTTCGGGCTGGTGCGATGATCTGAAGCTCGTCACCTATCGGTCATCGGCGTTGGCAGATGGGCTGGAAAACCTGTCGGCCATCTATGGTTTCCCGATCGAAGGCCCCGAGGTCCGGGATGCGGTGAGTTTTCGATATATCCATTCTCTCGATGAGCCCAGGATCGCACCTCGGCCCGATTCCATTAGCGTTCACCCACCGATCGAAGTCAGCGGCGACGTCGTTCTACGGTTCGGCATGCTCGAAGGGGATGCGAGGGTGGCAGCCCGCCGGGCAGTTTACGACCCGCAATCGGCCTTCGATCCCCGGCCGTTCCACGAGAATGGATCCACGGCAGACGAGCTCGCCCTCATCCTCAACGCTTTCGAGGCTAGGCGGCTGACGAACGAGACCGAGCCCGAACGCATGGTCGAAGCATTGATCGAGAAGCAGGATGCCAGCATCGTGGTTCTCAAGCTTGGCGGTCATGGAGCGATAGTCGCGACGCGAACTTCGCGAACCCGGGTTCCTGCCTACCGCAGCGACACGGTATGGAAGCTGGGCACCGGGGATGTCTTCTCGGCTGCTTTCACAAAGTTCTGGGCATGCGATGGCCTGGAACCCGCGGAAGCTGCCGATCTCGCTTCGAGGTCGGTATCCGTATATGCATCGACCCGCTCATTGCCGATCCCCGCGAAGAAGGAACTCGCGGCGCTGGACCTCTCGCCGGTCACACCTACGAGCGGACGGGTTTACATCGCAGCACCGTTCTTCACTCTGGCTGACCTCTGGCTCGTCGAGGAGATCAGGCAGCGTCTGCTCGACATGGGCGTTAGCGTATTCTCGCCGTTGCACGATGTTGGCTTGGGAACGGCGCAGGAGGTCGCGCTGCGAGACCTCGAGGGACTGGACCAAGCCGATGTCGTGTTGGCAGTCCTCAGCGGTTCAGATCCAGGGACGATATTCGAGGTCGGATATGCGGTGGCGAAAGGCAAGCCCGTCATCTGCCTAGTCCAGAACATGCGCGACGAGGATGCCAAGATGCCAGAGGGCAGCGGGTGCCTGATCGTATCGGATCTCGTGACCGCCATCTACCATTCGATCTGGGCGCTGGCATGAAGGGACTGCTTCTCTCGGGCGGCATGGATTCGATTGCGCTTGCTTGGTGGCTGAGGCCCGAGCAAACCATCACCGTCGATTACGGACAGCTTGCAGCGATCGCCGAAACGCGAACCTCGCGTCAGGTATGCGAGGAACTCGGCATCGGGCATACGGTCATCGAAGCGAGATGTCCCGAGCTTGGCTCGGGCGACATGGCGGGCGACGCGCCGCACCAACTGGCGCCGGTTACCGAATGGTGGCCATTCCGAAATCAGCTGCTGGCAACTTTGGCCGGCATGAAAGCCGTTCAATTGGGCGTAACGGAGCTGATATTCGGAGCAGTTCGAGGCGACGGTTCGCATGCCGATGGCCTTCCCCGGTTCTTCGAAGACCTTAACCGGTTGATGTCCGGGCAAGAAGGAGGACTGAACGTGACAGCGCCCGCGATCGGAATGTCCACCGAAGAGCTGATCTTGAAGTCGAAGGTTCCGCGATCCGTCCTGGCATGGGCGCATTCCTGTCACAGGGGCGAACTGGCCTGCGGCGACTGCAGAGGCTGCTACAAGAACGCGGAAGTGATCGCGAACGTGTATGGGGATCTTTAACGAGCCTCGACCGATCGCGGGCGTAGCAGCTCCGACGAGATCTTGGCCGGCGTTCGAGCACGCTATCCCCCTGACCCGGCGGATCCTGACCGGTTCTGACGGTTTCTTCGAGGTGTTGGCTCGGCGCCGCTCCGCGCTGGGAGGTTCTGTCAGCGAGCGCGAACTGTCCTCCCTTCTGTGGCATGCCATGCTGCTTCGAGAACGGAACCGTAATTCGAGGTTCGGCGAGTGGGAGAGCCGCGCGGCCCCGTCCGCAGGGGGTCTCCACTCGCTCGGCATCGCCTGTCTTCCCGTCGACGGCTCGCCTTGGTGCGGATTATACGATCCCGAAGCACACGAACTTCGGAGCTCCTCCTCTTTCGAAGGGGCCGTGTCGCTCAATCGGAACGAGATAGACGAGATTTTGAGTTCGAAGCACGGGATCACCCTTCAATTCATCGGTGATCGTCGACGCTACGAAGCGTGTTACCAACATTGGGAATCGCTGTTCTGGCGGGACGCAGGGGCACTTCTCGGAATCATCACGATGATCGCAACCGCGCTGGGTCTCGAAGCGTCGCCGGTTGGGCGAAACGGAAGAGACATCGTCGCCGCGGCTGGTTTCCCCACCGAATACCTGGCGGGCGGTGCAATCCACATCGGCTCTGCCGGGACAACTGACAAGATTGGCGAAGGACATTAGGAAGCGGGCTATCCGCCCAATGGCGAGCCGGTTTCACCGTCAGTGTTGAGAAGCGACGAAGGGCGAGAGATCCGCGACCGATGTGATAATGTCGAAGGCCTGCCCCAAGGCGGCATTGAATTGCATCGGGACCAATGACGATGTGACGAGCGCGGATACCAGAGAGATATCCCCGGCCTCCAGGCCGGTGACTTTCGCTAGGTCTTCGAGATGATCCCTCAACACCGCAATGCGGTCCGTGTGCTTGACCGTCGGCCCTCTTTTTGCATCCTCCGCCGACCTCGGTGAATATTCCGAGAGGCGTTCGGCGATTTCGCCGACCGTCCGGTCGGCGCGGAGGCGTTTGCATTCTATGGCGAAGACGCGGCCGTCAGCGGGTCGCCAAGCCAGCACATCGACGTCGCCGTTTCGCTTCGTGCCTCCCAGTCGCGCCATATCGACCTCGGCAATTGCCACCAGTCCCATTGCTTCAAGGTCGTCTCTGACCTTTTGGTTGAACGCGTGCCCCCTCTCGTCAATGACCGAGCCTATCCAGCTCCGCATCTCATCACTGCGATAGAAGTCGACAGGCAGTCCGCCCGAATGCGCACGCAGAGCGTAGGTCAGGGCATGGTCCAGGAGGATTGGAGACAGCACAAGTTCGGGATCGTCTCTACCGTCGAGATTTATGATCGGCCGCGCCAGAAGGCTGAGGCGCCGCGCATGGCGCCACGGCCACCAGTCCCTCGCGGATGCGCCCTCGGGCTTCTTCTCGTCCCACTTGGACAGAGGTCGCAGCGACCATGTGTCGAGAAGGGCACCAATTCCGTCTTGATCGATTTCGAGCCTGTCCTTGGCTAGCTGGATCAGTTCGGAACGACGTATCCGGACGATATCTCCGCCTCGTTCGAGTGCGATCAGACCGACGAATGACACTATGTCGGCCATGCCCAAGGGATCGACGCCGTATTCGGCCAGGAACGCTGCATCGAATGCCGCGTCCCTCTTTTCCTCATACTCTTCCCGCTCCAATGGTTCTGCACGTCGATAGATATCAGCGTAATCGCCAGCAGCGGCCTCGAATTGCTCCTGGGAGGATGCTCGCAGGTAAGGGGTATGAACTTGTTCGGCGAAATCGTTTTCGAAGCGGAGGGTGCCATTCGGCATCACCGCGAGTTCGGAAGCGAAGCCATGGTGGATCTCGTCACTTCGGGAGGCGATCGCAGTCATCAAGGAGATTTCCGCCATCATCTGATCAAGGTCGTAGACCGAGCACTCGCGCCCATGCTCCGTAGGCGAGGTGCACAACGCCATTTCAGCCAGGACCCGTGAGCACAGTCCCGCTTCGGCTCGCTCGCTTTCAAGGTTGATGGCGACCCGGACGCCCTCTTCGGGGGGATGGAGGGAGAGAACCGCCGCGGCCGTCGTTCGCCATCGGTTCCTGTCCTTGTCGACCGCATGATGATTGCGAAGCGCCATCTCGATGACGTTGGCCCTGTCCAGGTCTTCAAGCCTCGTTCGGATCCTGGTCCATAGATCGTCCACCAAACCAGCCAGGAACTTGGTTGCTTCGAGGCCCCGAACTACATTCGTTTCGTCGTCGGCCCCGACGCTGGCCAGTCCGACTTCGGCCCACGCCCGGACCTCCGGTTGCACCTTCCGAA
This genomic window contains:
- a CDS encoding GIY-YIG nuclease family protein; its protein translation is MAVYFILEENDADWRMKIGRSRNPQGRGRALQTGNSRQLKLVGWIDDGSDAVTEASLHAKYAWANVNRGSEVAAREWFYLQPADILADLAHAGRFGFVAKNADAFEIVGYDRDAVPEYVGVWDWADLEIDECCPFCGCFCGMHFQDASWMYHCMNCDALTDFEGGGNLP
- a CDS encoding helix-turn-helix domain-containing protein; translated protein: MHSDSAARSLLEKMERARLARRFTQHAVAEQLGITQPHYSKIVRGTVALTNGMHDAMNAWLNQNPPPPVQRADELMRLTRRIERDVAKLNRLLAQEGRRPQRRALASEERP
- a CDS encoding PfkB family carbohydrate kinase, with amino-acid sequence MTAVVGGVYAEECLEPFWNDVYGSGGRAAAALSGWCDDLKLVTYRSSALADGLENLSAIYGFPIEGPEVRDAVSFRYIHSLDEPRIAPRPDSISVHPPIEVSGDVVLRFGMLEGDARVAARRAVYDPQSAFDPRPFHENGSTADELALILNAFEARRLTNETEPERMVEALIEKQDASIVVLKLGGHGAIVATRTSRTRVPAYRSDTVWKLGTGDVFSAAFTKFWACDGLEPAEAADLASRSVSVYASTRSLPIPAKKELAALDLSPVTPTSGRVYIAAPFFTLADLWLVEEIRQRLLDMGVSVFSPLHDVGLGTAQEVALRDLEGLDQADVVLAVLSGSDPGTIFEVGYAVAKGKPVICLVQNMRDEDAKMPEGSGCLIVSDLVTAIYHSIWALA
- a CDS encoding 7-cyano-7-deazaguanine synthase is translated as MKGLLLSGGMDSIALAWWLRPEQTITVDYGQLAAIAETRTSRQVCEELGIGHTVIEARCPELGSGDMAGDAPHQLAPVTEWWPFRNQLLATLAGMKAVQLGVTELIFGAVRGDGSHADGLPRFFEDLNRLMSGQEGGLNVTAPAIGMSTEELILKSKVPRSVLAWAHSCHRGELACGDCRGCYKNAEVIANVYGDL